The nucleotide sequence CGGGGACGGAATCCAGAAGGGAAGCAATGAGCGGAGCCCCTTGATGGCCCCCCGCAGGAATCAAGCGGTGAGCCAACACATAGGGGGCTAACTGTTTCACATCGTCGGGCAAGGCGTAGTCGCGATCGCTCAAAAATGCAAATGCCTGCACCGCCCGATAAAACGCCACGCTGCCCCGAGGACTCACCCCCAAGGTGATATCGATATGGTCTCGCGTGGCTCGCACCAGCGACAAAATATACTGCTTGACGGATGCCTCAACCCGCACTGTCGCACAAGCAGCCTGAATGCCCGCCACTTCTTCGGGTGTGATACAGGGCTGCAAATCCTGGGGACGAGTAGGGGTCGTCAAGCGATCTAGCATGTTGCTTTCTTCGGCCTCAGCGGGATACCCCAGAGAAAACGATAGCGCGAAGCGATCCATCTGGGCTTCTGGCAGCGGAAAGGTACCCTGATATTCCACTGGATTCTGAGTCGCAATGACGAAAAACGGGGTAGGCACAGGGCGGGAGACGCCATCCAGCGTCACCTGATGTTCTTCCATCACTTCTAATAAAGCTGACTGGGTGCGCGGTGTCGCCCGATTAATTTCGTCCGCCAGCAGCACGTGGGCAAAGACGGGGCCCGGCATAAATTGAAACTGACCGCTGCTGGGGTTCCAAATGTTGGTGCCGGTAATGTCAGCGGGCAGCAGATCAGGCGTACATTGCACTCGCTGAAACGACCCATCAATGCAGCGTGCCAATGACTTGGCTAAGAGCGTTTTGCCCACACCAGGCACATCCTCTAGCAAGGCGTGGCCGCCAGAAAAT is from Leptolyngbya iicbica LK and encodes:
- a CDS encoding AAA family ATPase — translated: MSDRVQQLFDNLSKTIVGKEAAIRLVLVALFSGGHALLEDVPGVGKTLLAKSLARCIDGSFQRVQCTPDLLPADITGTNIWNPSSGQFQFMPGPVFAHVLLADEINRATPRTQSALLEVMEEHQVTLDGVSRPVPTPFFVIATQNPVEYQGTFPLPEAQMDRFALSFSLGYPAEAEESNMLDRLTTPTRPQDLQPCITPEEVAGIQAACATVRVEASVKQYILSLVRATRDHIDITLGVSPRGSVAFYRAVQAFAFLSDRDYALPDDVKQLAPYVLAHRLIPAGGHQGAPLIASLLDSVPVP